From one Humulus lupulus chromosome 8, drHumLupu1.1, whole genome shotgun sequence genomic stretch:
- the LOC133797135 gene encoding derlin-1 isoform X1: protein MSSPGEFYKSLPPISKAYGTLCLLATLGAQLQLYDKSSIELDYRYVIYRYQVWRLITSLFFLGGFSINFGIRLLMIARYGVQLEKGPFDRRTADFLWMMIFGALTLLVLSLIPGFGTPFLGISLVFMLLYVWSREFPNAAINIYGLVTLKAFYLPWAMLALDVIFGSKIMPDLLGIVAGHLYYFLTVLHPLAGGKNILKTPMWVNRLVARWRIGAQPIVRARAQPESERSTSGAFRGRSYRLSD, encoded by the exons ATGTCTTCTCCTGGCGA GTTCTACAAGTCACTCCCACCCATTAGTAAGGCTTATGGGACTTTGTGTCTGTTGGCAACCCTGGGCGCTCAATTGCAACTTTATGACAAGAGTAGTATTGAATTAGATTATAGATATGTCATCTATCGTTATCAG GTGTGGAGGTTGATTACAAGCTTATTTTTCCTTGGTGGGTTTTCTATTAATTTTGGGATCCGTCTTCTCATGAT AGCAAGATATGGAGTTCAACTAGAAAAGGGGCCATTTGATCGGAGGACAGCGGATTTCTTGTGGATGATGATATTTGGAGCGTTAACATTACTG GTGTTATCTCTCATTCCTGGATTTGGTACCCCTTTCTTAGGGATCTCTCTTGTATTCATGCTTCTTTATGTGTGGAGTCGAGAATTTCCAAATGCCGCTATCAACATCTATGGACTTGTGACACTCAAG GCATTTTATCTACCATGGGCCATGCTTGCTTTGGATGTAATTTTCGGTTCTAAAATCATGCCAGATCTGCTTGGAATCGTTGCTGGGCATCTGTATTACTTTTTGACTGTGCTACATCCACTAGCAGGTGGAAAGAACATATTGAAGACTCCCATGTGGGT AAATAGACTGGTGGCAAGATGGAGAATAGGAGCTCAACCGATCGTCCGTGCGCGAGCCCAACCCGAATCAGAAAGGAGTACCAGTGGGGCTTTCAGGGGAAGGTCCTATCGGCTTAGTGACTAA
- the LOC133797136 gene encoding profilin-4 — MSWQTYVDEHLMCDIDGQGQHLTAAAIIGLDGSIWAQSSSFPQLKPQEITDITKDFEEPGHLAPTGLHLSGTKYMVIQGEPGAVIRGKKGSGGVTIKKTGQALIFGIYEEPVTPGQCNMVVERLGDYLVDQGL, encoded by the exons ATGTCGTGGCAAACGTATGTGGACGAGCATCTGATGTGCGACATCGATGGCCAGGGGCAGCATCTGACCGCCGCTGCCATCATCGGCCTCGACGGCAGCATCTGGGCCCAGAGCTCTTCCTTCCCTCAG TTAAAGCCTCAGGAGATTACTGATATCACCAAGGATTTCGAGGAACCAGGCCATCTTGCTCCTACAGGCTTACACCTTTCCGGCACTAAGTACATGGTCATCCAGGGAGAGCCTGGAGCTGTCATCCGTGGAAAAAAg GGGTCTGGGGGTGTGACCATAAAGAAAACTGGTCAAGCACTAATTTTTGGCATATATGAAGAACCAGTAACTCCAGGACAGTGCAACATGGTCGTTGAGAGGTTGGGTGATTACCTTGTTGATCAGGGCCTCTAA
- the LOC133797135 gene encoding derlin-1 isoform X2: MSSPGEFYKSLPPISKAYGTLCLLATLGAQLQLYDKSSIELDYRYVIYRYQVWRLITSLFFLGGFSINFGIRLLMIARYGVQLEKGPFDRRTADFLWMMIFGALTLLVLSLIPGFGTPFLGISLVFMLLYVWSREFPNAAINIYGLVTLKAFYLPWAMLALDVIFGSKIMPDLLGIVAGHLYYFLTVLHPLAGGKNILKTPMWVYPFLIETCKNLHT; the protein is encoded by the exons ATGTCTTCTCCTGGCGA GTTCTACAAGTCACTCCCACCCATTAGTAAGGCTTATGGGACTTTGTGTCTGTTGGCAACCCTGGGCGCTCAATTGCAACTTTATGACAAGAGTAGTATTGAATTAGATTATAGATATGTCATCTATCGTTATCAG GTGTGGAGGTTGATTACAAGCTTATTTTTCCTTGGTGGGTTTTCTATTAATTTTGGGATCCGTCTTCTCATGAT AGCAAGATATGGAGTTCAACTAGAAAAGGGGCCATTTGATCGGAGGACAGCGGATTTCTTGTGGATGATGATATTTGGAGCGTTAACATTACTG GTGTTATCTCTCATTCCTGGATTTGGTACCCCTTTCTTAGGGATCTCTCTTGTATTCATGCTTCTTTATGTGTGGAGTCGAGAATTTCCAAATGCCGCTATCAACATCTATGGACTTGTGACACTCAAG GCATTTTATCTACCATGGGCCATGCTTGCTTTGGATGTAATTTTCGGTTCTAAAATCATGCCAGATCTGCTTGGAATCGTTGCTGGGCATCTGTATTACTTTTTGACTGTGCTACATCCACTAGCAGGTGGAAAGAACATATTGAAGACTCCCATGTGGGTGTATCCTTTTCTTATTGAAACATGTAAAAA CCTACATACTTGA